One part of the Solanum dulcamara chromosome 8, daSolDulc1.2, whole genome shotgun sequence genome encodes these proteins:
- the LOC129899338 gene encoding uncharacterized protein LOC129899338, whose amino-acid sequence MKRFRKRKGERKREREMGVIQVALLCFVVGILGAKAEQLSTKECENLGFTGLALCSDCRTLAEYVKDQELVSECLNCCTEDSDDAMSKVVYSGAVLEVCMRKLVFYPEVVGFIEEEKDQFPFVKIQYAFNSPPKLIMLDDHGEHKETIRIDNWKREHILQFLKEKVKPSSDI is encoded by the exons ATGAAGAGATTCCGCAAACGCAAAGGGGaaaggaagagagagagagaaatggGTGTGATCCAGGTAGCATTGTTGTGCTTCGTTGTTGGAATTTTGGGGGCGAAGGCTGAGCAGTTGAGCACGAAAGAGTGTGAAAATCTCGGGTTTACGGGTCTAGCTTTATGCTCCGATTGTAGAACTCTTGCTGAGTATGTCAAAGATCAAG AGTTGGTGTCTGAATGTTTGAACTGCTGCACAGAAGACTCTGATGATGCCATGAGTAAG GTTGTTTATTCTGGAGCAGTTTTGGAAGTCTGCATGAGAAAACTAGTTTTCTACCCCGAAGTCGTTGGGTTcattgaagaagagaaggacCAATTCCCTTTTGTAAAAATTCAATATGCATTTAATTCTCCACCAAAGTTGATCATGTTGGATGATCACGGAGAACACAAGGAAACCATTAG AATTGATAACTGGAAACGCGAGCACATATTGCAGTTCTTGAAAGAGAAGGTTAAGCCATCATCGGATATCTAA